The Agrobacterium vitis region CGTGCCACCGCCTGCCGAGGAGCCGGCAGCACAAACCCAGTCACCTCCTTCCGCTGCCCCAAAAGCCGGGCCGGACAAGTCTGCCGCAGGCGATCCGCAAAAACCCGATCCGCCACAGCCGCCCGCCCTGCCAAAGGATGTGGCCCCGCCGGATGCCGGGCTGGCCGGACAATTGCCAGCGCCGGACAAGGTGGAAAAACCGGGCGGCGGGCTGGTGACGGAGCAACGCTTTGCACTGGACGAAGAGAGCGCCGCGCAGCCTCAGCCGAAGCGCGAGGCCTTGCCTTCGCCTGCATCGGCGGACAAGAAAGCCGGGCCTGTTGCCGCGTTGAAGCCTGCCAAGCGGATCTATTCCAAGGCAACGCTGTCCGATCCGCGTGTGCGCCAAGCGCTCGGCACACTGCCCCCGGAACGCCGGATCGTGCAGATGTGCAGCATTGAAATGCTGGAACAGATCCGCCGCGCCGTTCCCGGTGCCGTGCCGGATGTGATTACGGGATCGCCGACAACGCGACAGACCATTACCGCACGGTTGATGGATGTTTCGGGTGCTGCCTTCCGCAGTCGGGGGCAATGGTATGATATCGGCTATCATTGCGAAACGGATGCCAAGACCTTGGCGATCACCAGTTTCAGCTTTTCGCTCGGGGCCGCCGTGCCGAAAAGCCAGTGGCAGGCGCGGCGTTTTCCGGTGAATTGACGCTTACGAATGCCGGAGCAGCCCGATGGCGATCCAGGCCATGACCAAGGCAATGATCGCATCCAGAACCCGCCAGGAGGCGGGGCGCGCAAATACCGGCACAAGCAACCGTGCGCCATAGCCGAGCGAGAAGAAAAACAGGAAGGATGCTGAAACCGCGCCAAGGCCAAAGGCCGTCTTGTGATCCGCAAAGCGGCTGGAAATCGAGCCGATCAGCAGCACCGTATCCAGATAGACATGCGGATTGAGAAAGGTGAGGGCGAGGCATGTGGCAAGGCTGGCGGTGAGCGTGCTGGGCTTGGCCTCACCGGGCGTAAGGCCACTTTCAGTTTTCAGCGCGGCCAGGGCATGCCGGGCGCTGTAGGCCAGAAGAAACGCCGCGCCACCATAGCGCAGCACCGGCTCAAAAGCGGGCAGAAGGGCGGTTACCGTCGCCAGCGCGCCAATGCCAAGCGAGATCAGCAAGGCGTCGGCGGTGGCGCAGGTCAGGCAGAGGATAAAGACATGCTCGCGCCGCAAGCCCTGACGCAGCAGGAAGGCGTTTTGTGCCCCAATGGCGACAATCAGGCTCAGGCCAAGAAACAGGCCGGAAAAATAGGCGTTTTGCATAGAGGGCTCCAGGTTGTGGCCCTTTGACTAATGCAAATGACTTCATTAGAAAAATTAACAAATATAACCAGGCATAAGAAATTCTAATGATGTTCGATGGTGAACATTTATCGGCGCTGGTGGCTGTGCTGCGCAGCGGCAGTTTTGAAAAAGCAGCCCGTCAGTTGGGGGTAACGCAATCGGCGATCTCGCAGCGTATCAAGCTGCTGGAGGAGCGATCTGGCACGGCGCTGATCATTCGCGGCCAGCCCTGCTTGCCAACTTTGGCGGGCGCGCGGCTGTGCCGTCATGCCGAGGAAGTCGCCCTGCTGGAACGCCAGGTGATCGGTGATCTCGGACTTGCGCAGGCGGCGCAGGTGACGGTGCGGCTGGCAATCAACGCCGATAGTCTGGCGACCTGGTTCGTGCCGGCCATGGCCGCGGTGGAGGGCCTATTGTTCGATCTCGTGCTTGACGATCAGGACCACAGCGCCGATTGGTTGCGGCGCGGTGAGGTGCGGGCGGCGGTGACCTCGCTTGCCGAGCCCGTCCAGGGCTGCGATTGCCGACCGCTTGGTCTGCTGACCTACCGCGCCACGGCCAGCCCGGATTTCGTGGCGCGTTGGTTTGCGCAAGGGGTGACCGCTGAGGCTCTGGCCGTCGCCCCCTGTCTTACCTTCAATGCCAAGGATGGATTGCAAACCGCTTGGATGGAGCAGGTGGCCGGATGCCGTCTGTCGCCGCCTTGCCATTGGCTGCCCTCCAGTCAGGCTTTTATCGACGCTGCGTGCCTGGGACTGGGCTGGGGCATGAACCCGGCGGTCGCGGTGGCGCCCTTGATTGCCGAGGGCGCGCTGGTGGATCTGATGCCGGATCAACCGCTTGCCGTGCCGCTTTATTGGCACTGGAGCAGGGCGCTTGGCCGGGCACTCGATCCGTTGACAACAAGCGTTCTTGCCGCAGCACGCCAACGCTTGCAGCCCATGGCGCAGAAGCCTGCATCCAAGCGGTAAGACTGCATTCACCACAAAGTATATTGGGATCTTAGGGACGGAGGCCATCCGTCTTGTTGTTAAGCTTTTCCTCATATTGTTGCCTCGCGTCGATAGCTGGGAGGTTGGGGTAGGACATGAAGGGGATTGTTTTTACGGAAATGCTCGAATTCGTCGCCGCGACCTGGAATGAAGACATGGCCGACGACATTATCGAAGCCTCTATCCTTGCCAATGGGCTTGCCAGTGGCGGTGCCTATACCAGCGTTGGCACCTATGACCATCGTGAAATGGTGTCGCTGCTGGCTGCGCTGTCGCAGCGCTCCGGGCTTGATGTCGATGCATTGATGCAGGGGTTCGGACTGCACCTTGCGGGACGTTTCGCCGTGTTGTTTCCAGGCTTTTTTGACCGTAGCGCCGGTCTCTTCGGCTTTCTCGCCAGCATTGACGCCCATATTCATGTCGAGGTGAAGAAGTTCTATCCCGATGCGGAATTGCCTTCTTTTGAAATTCTCAGCCAGGACGGTACGTCCCTGTCCATGCTCTATCGGTCCGGGCGGAACATGGAGGCCCTGGCGGAAGGCCTGATTCAGGGCGCTGCCCGGCATTTTGGCCGCACCGTTACGATTGAACGCAGCCCGCGCGACGATGGGGCAACTTTGTTTGTGATCGTCGAGAGCGCATCGTGATGGTAAACCAGCCACGTGAGGTTTCCGATCCTGAGAGGATCGACCGGCTGACCCGCCGCCTGGAGCGCGAGCGCGAGGCCCGACGCCAAGCCGAGACATTGCTGGAAGCGCGTGCGCGTGAGCTTTATATGGCCAATTGCCAATTGGCCCGTCAGGCGGAAGATCTCGAACAGCGGGTCATGCAGCGCACAGCGGAACTGGTGCAGGAGCGCGAACGCGCCATGGCGCTGGCCCAGCAGGACCAATTGACCGGGCTTGCCAATCGCCGCAGCTTTACCGCGGTTTTGACAGACGCTTGCCAAAAGAGCCGCCTTCGAGGCGATCGTATCACCGTCGTTCTTGTTGATATGGACAGGTTCAAGCTGATTAACGACGCTTATGGTCATGAAGCGGGGGATGCGGTGCTGCGGGAATTTGCCCGCCGGCTGATGGTTGCGGCTGGACCTGGAACGGTGGCGCGGCTGGGGGGCGATGAATTTGCATTGATTCTCGACCACCTGCCGGATGTGACGGCCGATCATGCCTTTGTCTCGAGCTTTCGCGCCAGCCTGCAGGAGCCGGTTCTCTTTAATGGCAAGCGGTTGGAGGTCTCGGCGTCTATCGGATATGCGAGCCTGCCGGATCACGCCGCATCGTCCACCGAATTGCTGCGGCATGCCGATATGGCGCTTTACGTTTCCAAGAAAGCCGGGCTGTCACTGGCGACCGGTTTCGACGACGATCTCTGGGCCGAGGCCAATGAGCGCCGCTTGCTGGAACTGGAACTGGTGCTGGCCATGGACCGCCATGAAATCATGCCCTGGTACCAGCCGATCGTCGATGGAGCCAGCCGGCGGATATTGGGGGTGGAGGTGCTGGCACGCTGGCATCATCCCTATCGCGGTCTCGTGCTGCCGGGCGTCTTCCTGCCGCTGGCCGAAGAGCGCAATCTTCTGGATCGGTTGTTTGCCCAGGTCGCCCGCGCGGCCTGTGCGCAAACAGCGCCGCTGGTCAAGGCTGGCAAGCTCAACTACGTGTCGGTCAATATTTCCCCAAGTCAGTTCAAGTCCGGTAATCTAGCGATGGTCATCGCCTCCATCCTGGAGCAAACCGGTTTTCCCGCCACCGCGCTGGTGGTGGAGATTACCGAGGACCTGATCATGTCGGACCTGCTGCGGGCCGGGCGTGAGCTTGCAGAACTTTCGCGGCTCGGTGTGCGGGTTGCGCTTGATGATTTCGGCACCGGCTATTCGAATATTTCCTCCCTCAGCAGCCTGCCGATCCAGTGGTTGAAGCTGGATCGCAGCCTGATCGGCCGGGTGGGGGATGACCGGGTTGGGCAGGTTATCGTTCAGGCCGTGCTGCAAATGGCCCAGGCGCTCGGCATCGATGTGGTGGCGGAAGGGATTGAAACGGAGGTTCAGGCGCGCTGGCTTGTGGATGCCGGATGCCGCAAGCATCAGGGTTTTCTCTATGGCCGCCCGGCACCCCTGGAAGACTTGCCGTGTTTCTCGCAACCGGAACGCCCAAGCCTTGCAACTGGAAGCAGCCCTTGACGCTTGCATTCTATTGGCCATTTCCTTGAAGACGAAGGAGCGCAATTCAAGGAGCATGCCATGCCGCAAACCAGCCTGTCGATTTCCACCCGTGGCCAGGGTCTGTATGAATTTACCGATCAGGCCGATGATTTTGTCAGGCATGCGGGGGCCCAGGAAGGCCTGTTGACTGTTTTCGTGCGCCATACGTCCTGCTCGCTGATTATCCAGGAAAATGCCGATCCGGATGTGAAGCGCGATCTAAAGGTGTTTTTTCAGCGCCTGGTCCCGCCATGCACCGATCCGTCCATGGCATGGATCACCCATCGTCAGGAAGGGCCGGATGATATGCCGGCCCATATAAAATCGGCGCTGACGCAGGTATCGATTGGTATTCCGGTGGCCAATGGGCGGCTTTTACTTGGAACCTGGCAGGGTATTTACCTGTTCGAACATCGCGACCAACCCCATATGCGCCAGGTAGTAATGCATCTAAGCTCTTGAACCACAAGCTGAAACTAATGAACCGAGACTGAATGGACGCTTCTGATGGCGTTCAGTATTGCGGCGTTAATCTCTCAGTCAATCGCTTACGGAAACGGGCTGTCCGACGCGAGATCTTGGTTGGCTTTTCTGCATCTGAGTTTTTTGCAGATTAATCAAACCCATGATTAGACAAGGTTTTCGGGGCGGTAAGCCGGTTTTTCAAAGAGAAACCCATGCCGTCCTTCGAGGAGAAAAACGATGCGAAGCATTTTTGCGAAAACAGCTCTGGCTGGACTGGCCTTGATCGGCGCGGTGGTTGCCACGGTTGGCCCGGCCGCGGCCCAGCCGGATGTGCGCCTGGGCGTCTATATCGGCGGCGATGCGCCGCAATTGGTACAGGCCTGGGGCGATGACGGTTATCGCCGTCCACCACCGCCACCGCCGCCGTGGGGTGGTCCGCCACCTCCGCCTCCGCCCCCACGGCGTTGGGATGGTCCCGATCCGCGTTACGGTGGCGTGTGTTCGCCCGGTGATGCGATCCGTCAGGCCCGCCGCGATGGCTTGCGCCGGCCGAATATAGAGCGTGTCACGCCGCGCCGCGTGATTGTCGGTGGGATCCGCTACGGCGAATATGATCGGGTCGTTCTCGCAAACCGCCCCGGCTGCCCCTTCGCGGACTGAAGCCGGTCTTGAATTGAAGAATGTTGTTAAATGATTGACGGCGCGCGTCCCGACAGGACGCGCGCTGTTTTACGTTGCTCCGCTGAACGCGCATTTGTAATCGCGCTGGACTTATTGTTCTATTCGTCTGACTATGGGGACGGATCAGATCAAAAGGCACCGACCTATCGATATAAGGGGCCATTGCGACGTTATAGACTGTGTCGCTTGGTCTGGCCGAAGCATTTCAGAGCCTACTGCATCATTTGTGTTTTTATAAACCCGGCACAGGATGCGCGTAACATTCACATCAATATTTATATTTAGTCATTTTTAAAATTCGTTGCTGGAGATATGTCTCAATGGACAGAATTTCTTCTGAAAACACCACAGATTCCGTTTCCGAAATAACCGATATCACTGTCAGCGCGCTTCACGCGCTTGCCTATCCAATCGACACCCATCTGGATTCGCTATTTCTATCGCGACTGGCCGGATATGATTTCTGGAAGGGAGACTGGAAGGCGCATCGGCGCTCCCTCGTGGTGTGGTTGATCCGAAAAACCTCGCCCAGAGGACGCAACAGGCCGTTGTCCGAACATGTCAGCGGTCCGGATTTTCTGGAAGGCGGTTATGGTGGGGCTTGTTTCAGTGCCCATGCCTTGTGGGAAAACCTTATCCCGGCACCCTTCCTCGACCCCTGGAAAAACTGGGTGGATCATCAACGCTATGTGGAAGCGGTTATCAGGCAGAGCAAGGGCCGGATGCGGCTGGCGCGCAATGCAAGCGAGGTCCGCGCCGCCAAGGCTGAGGGGGCGCGATGCGCGATTCTGTCCATGGAAGGCGCGCATATGCTGGGGCCGGGCGGGCCGAAAAGCCAGGCCCTGCGGCTGGACAGGTTGGGCGAGATTGCCAGGGCCGGTGCCGCCTATCTGACACTCAACCATTTCAGCCATACCGATATCTCCGCGGCTGGTTATGCGCCGGTCAATCCATGGCGCAAGATCGAGGGCGGCGGTCTGTCTGCCTTCGGCAGGCAGGTGGTGGAGCGCTGCATCGATGTCGGACTGCTGGTGGACGTCACTCATACATCGACGCAGGGCATTCTGGATACTTGCGAGATCTGTCTCCGCCGCAACGTCCCGGTCTTTGCCTCGCATGGCGCATCGCGCACGGTCACACGAGGCGGGGAGGAGAGGCTGTCGCGCCATCTGGACCGGGCGTTGAGTGATGAGGCCATCCGCGCCATTGTCCGGACAGGCGGCTGTATCAGCATTATCCTGGCGCCATATTTCCTTCAGAACCGCTATCTTGCCGATGGCAAGCCGGACATGGACGCCGACATTGCCTTCGTGATCGCCTATTACGAAGCGTTTGCGCAGCTTATTGCCAGTATGAACATTGTCGAGGACCCCTGGAAGCATCTCTCGTTTGGCAGCGATTTCGACGGGGGCATTTCCAGCCTGCCAACAGGTATGCAAAGCGGCGCCGATCTTCCGAAGCTCACCGAAGCCATGGTCGCCGCCGGTTGGCCGACGCAGCGGATCATCGATGTCTATAGCGGCAATTTCCTGCGCGTCTGGGAGCAGGTCCGGCCCTGAGGCCTTCAGTCTTCGCGGCAACAATACAGCGCCGTGCGTTTTATAAAATGCACAAAGGACGTTGTAACACTATGCAGTAGGACAACGCCGCTCGCCAGATTTGGCGGGCGGCGTTGTCATCACACACGACAGCGCCGTGGTGTCAGGTCTCTATGCCGGACCATAGGCGCGTGTCGGGAAGGAGAGGCGCGTGCCTGTTCCACTTGGTGAGCTTTTCCCGGTAGCGCCGTCGATAGGTTTGATCGTCCTCGAAATCGATATTCTCCAGGGCGAATTCAACACCGATCTCGTAATAGGCCTCCATATTGAGCAGTTCGGGCTTGGGTGTTTCGCCCCGTTCGCATTCACCTTGCATCTGCCAGAACAAGTGTTCGAGCCGACGGGCGAGGCCGGGCATGTCACGCAGGGCGCTGGTTTCGAACTGTCGGCTCAAGCTTTCCTTGATGGCTACAAGGCTCTGACGGTCCTGGGCGAAGGCGATTGCGCGCCGAACATAGTCATCCGGAGATTGGCAGATCAGCTCCGGCGCACCGGCAGATGCCACGACGCTGGCGCAGAAGCGCGATGCGAAGCTCTTGCCGGGGAAAGTCAGGACCGGCAGGCCCATGTTGATGGCGTCGGCGGCGGTGGAATGCGCACCGTAAGGGAAGGTATCGAGAAACAGATCAGCAACAGCGATGCGGGCAAGATGTTGCGCATTGCCCGCCTTGGCCGCAAACAGCAGCCGAGCCGAATCGACGCCGCATCGGGTTGCCGTATCGCGCAGGCGCTGATTGACCTCTTCGTTGCCGGACAGCAGCCAGAGCACGCTGCCGGGCGTTGCCTGCAGGATGGTCATCCAGCGGGTGAAGCCGCTTTGCGTAATTTTCTGCATGCCGTTGAAGCAGGCAAAGACGAAGGCGTCTTCGGGCAGGCCCACTTCGCTGCGTGTCGGGCGCGGCGCCACTTTCCGCTTGCGATCGACCGGCTGGTTGCAGGCGATCCGAAGCACCTTCTCGGAATAATAGATCTCGTGTTCAGGCGGTACGATAAGATTGTCAGCAATCATATATTGATGGAAAGGGCTCGCCATGGAGCCGGGATAGCCGCAGAAATTGACGATAACCGGGGCAGGCCGATAGGCGAAAATCCGGGTTCTCGCATGCTTCGTATAACCGTTGACGTCGATCAGCACGTCGATTTCATCGGCTGCGATCAGCCGGGCAGCATCGACATCGCTCAGCGCAAAAATATCGCGCCAGCCATCGACCGCCTGTTTGATGCGTTGCTGGGTTTCATCGGTTTCTATCGGTTCTCCGCAATAATAGGCGAACACTTCGATACTGGTCTTGTCATGTAATTCCAGCACTTCGCGCAGCGCAAAGCCGACCGCATGGTCGCGCAGGTCCGACGACAGGTAACCGACACGTAACCGCTGGCCGGTTCCGGTCTTCTGGCGTGGCAGTTGGGGCGGTACGGCGCTCAGATCCGGACGGCCGATCATTGTTTTGTTGCAGCGATAGGCTTTGGCCAGATGGAACAGCGGATCGTCTGAATAGCAGGAGATCGTCAAGGGCGACACTGCATCCAGCAACTGGCGCATCGTGACATGGGGAGATTCTTGAAGGACCGGCCATTTGCACTGACGCAACCGTATGGCGGACCAATGCTGACCGGCTTCAGTCTTGTCGGGCCGCAGCTCGATTGCTTTCCACAGAGAGGCTTCAGCCTCTTCCATCAGACCGGCGTTTTCCAGCACGCGACCGATATGTTCCAGCACCATGATGCGATTGGCAAGCCGGTCAGGCGAAACATCCGCAGTCATTTCGGCATAGCTGCGCCATTGTTGCAGGGCATCGTTGAGCAGCCCGCTGTCTTCCAGAGACCTGCCCAGATTGACATGGGCGGCGCCGAATTGCGGGTCAATCTTCAGGCAGGCGCGCAGAGCATTGATTGCCCCAGCCATATCGCCAAGCTGCCTCAAGGTGACGGAATAGTTGAAATAGACCATATGCACCAGCGGATGGGCGCTGTTATAGGCGATCCAGACCTTGTAAAGCTCCATGGCCTGATCGACGCGACCTGCCCTGGCGCATTGCTCGGCGACTTCGAACAACTTTGTCAGCGAGAGCTGTTGGGTGCGTGCCTGCTCTACGAAGTCGGCAGAAGGTGCAGCGATAGTCGATGTTACAATGCCAGTGTCCATATCCACCCCAGGAACAGTCGGCCACAAGGCCGGGTAACGACAGCAGGCATATGCCGATGGGCATCAGGCCTGACGCATAACACTTTTCCACGGTAAACGGGACCGCGATGTCATGCCTTGCCTTGGTAGCGGCATTAGCTTGCATCGGGCTTGACGAAGGATTGATGGCAAGAACACTGGCAAAACATCGCATCTGGGCAGAATGGAAGCCTGAAAAAGTAAATGCGGCGCCTGGAGGAGGCGCCGCATCTGGTCTTGCTGTCGAGGGCTTTACAAGCGCGGCCAGAGCAGCGCCGATAAGCAGTTAGATGCTTTGATAGGCAAGGATGATGGCTTCAACCTGCGACGAGCTGAAAGCCTGGACCTGCGTGGTGGTCAGCGACTGCAGCTGCGTGCTGGTCAGGGCGCCGATATCGTCAGTTGTCAGGCCGCCGATTGACTTGACGCTGATCGCGGCAATATCGCCGGTGGAGAAGGTAACGATATCGGCGGTTTCCAGCGCAGAGATCTGCTTGGAGCTGAGGTTGGCCACCTGGCTGGTTGTCAGAGCTTCCGCTTGAGCAGTCGTCAGAGCCGCAACCTGGCTGGTGGACAGGCCGCCGATTGACTTGGTGGAGATCGACGCGACCTGGTCCGTTGACAGGCCAGCTACGGCATCGGTGGTGAGGACGCCAACCTGGGCTGAAGACAGGGTTGCCACCTGGGTTGTTGACAAGGCAACGACCTGGTCGGAGGACAGGGCCTTGACCTGTGTGGTGGACAATGCGGCGATCTGTGCCGTTGTCAGGGCGGCTCCATCCGCGGTTTCCAGCGCAGCTATCTGGGTTGTGGTCAGGCCGCTGATGGACTTGGCGCTGATTGCAGCAACCTGCGTGCTGGAAAGGGTAGCAATGGCGTCGGTGGACAGGGCGGCGATTTGCTTTGCGCCGAGGGTAGCAACCTGGCCGGACGACAGCGCGCTGACCTGGTCGGTGGACAAGGACGCGATCTGCGTGGTGGTCAGGCCGACAATGGTCTTGGTGCTGATGGCGGCGAGATCGGTGCTGTCGAGCGTTGCGACATCAGCCGTGTCGAGGCTGCCGAGCTGAGCCGAAGAGAAGCCGGAAATCTGCGTGGACGACAAGGCCGAGACCTGGTCGGAAGACAGGGCTTTGACCTGAGCGGTGGACAATGCGGCGATCTGTGTCGACGTCAGGGCGGCTCCATCCGCGGTTTCCAGCGCAGCTATCTGGGTTGTGGTCAGGCCGCTGATGGACTTGGCGCTGATTGCAGCAACCTGGGTGCTGGAAAGTGCAGCAATTCCGTCGGTGGTCAGGCCAGCAAGCTGCTTGGCGCTAAGAGTAGAGATCTGACCGGTTGACAGCTGCGTGACCTGGTCCGTGGTCAAGGCGCTAAGCTGCGTCGAGGTCAGGCCGGAGACCGCTTTGGTGCTGATTGCCTGGATCTGGTCGGACGTCATCACCGCGATATCATCGGTGCCGAGTGCAGCGATTTGCGTCGCGGACAGAACTGAAACTTGCGACGACAACAGATTGGCTGTTTGAGTCGTGCCGAAATTGCCGATCTGGGAGGCTGTCAATGCGGCCACAGCCTTGGTGCTCAAAGCGGCTTCCTGACCCGAGCTCAACGCGGTCAGCTGGCTGAGCGTCAGGCCAACGACGCCAGTAGCGGAAATGGCGCCCATCTGGTTTGTGTCCAGCACAGCCAGGTCTACCGTTTCGATTGCTGCGATCTGCTTGGAAGACAATGCCGCCACCTGAGTGGTCGACAGTGCAGCTGCATCTTCCGTATTCAGGGATGCGATCGCTGTGGTGGACAGCGCCTTGATTTGCGTAATGGATAACGACGAAACAATAGAAGTCATTGAGATGTGCCCCTTGGGTTAACGGAATGCCAACATCACCCTCCCACCATGGATTCTATCGGGTCACGACATGTCGTACCGTCGAATCAAATCGCATCAGAAGAGAAAATGCTACTCAGGACATGGCTCGGATGAGCCGGCACGTTAGGAGCGCATCATGCATAAGAGCTCACAAAAGCTCTGATCCTACGTCAATTGACGATAACGTGTTGCAAAGGTGCATGTCGTTTCGCCAAAATTTGCCTTTAACATAGTCCATCTCCGTTCTGCACGAGAGATTGACCTATGCAATCATATGTACCCGAAGAATTACTAATTTTCATTTAATGAGGGATTTTAGAGTGAGGATGCAACTTCTGTTGCTAGCAACGTTATTTGTTCCCTGATGTCTCTCTCGGTGCAATTCTCAAAAAACATTGCACTTATTGAATGTGTTTCTCGGAAATCGATTCTTGATAATAACAAATTCCAGAAATCCGCGTTATCTGGTGGAGATGTAGATCGCGGCGTATGCGGCGTCCACGCCCCATTGATTTTTCAGTTGCAGCGGCTTGATAGTTTTGCCTGGGGGCCGGATGTGAGCTCACCGATGAGTATCTGACGAGCTCATTGTGAGGCCTTGATGCGGGTGGCATAGGCCCAAGGCATCAGGGCATCGATGTCTTTCACGAGGTGGCCGTTTGCGAGGCGGGTGAAGAGGTCGCAAAGATAGGCGTAAGGTTCAACGCCGTTCATTTTGCAAGTGCCGATAAGACTGGCAAACCGAGCCCAATTGCGGCCCCCTTCATCGTGCCCCGCAAAGAGCGCATTGCGGCGGTTCATGGCCGGGCGGCGGATCGCGTTTTCCACCAGGTTGGAGTCGATATCGACATGGCCATCGTCCAGGAACAGCCGGAATCCGTCCTGTCGCGTCAGCATATAGGCCAGGGCTTTTCCGAGGTCAGATTTGCGTGAGACGCGCGCGGCCTGGGCTGCCAGCCAGGTGAAGAACTCCTCCACCAGCGGGAGGGACAGGTCCTGTCGAACTGCCCGGCGATGTTCGGGGTCTGAGCCTCGGATACTGTCTTCGATCTTGTAGAGCGCGGCGATCCGCACCAACGCCTCGTCGACGATGGGCGATCCGCTCTTTGGCGTGGCCTTGATCAGCTTTCTGCGCCCGTGTGCCCAACAGAAAGCCAACTTCAGCGGAGCGCCGCCGATACGATCGGACGTAGCGAGATGAGAGTAACCGCCGTAGGCATCCACTTGGATTGTGCCGTTGAACCCGTCAAGGATCTCAGCGGCATATTCTCCTTTACGCCCGGGCCGATAATGGAACACCACACCTGACGGAGCAGAACCATTCCAGCCGCGGTCGTCACGCAGCACGGCCCAGAGATAGCCGGTCTTTGTCTTGCCTCGCCCAGGATCCAGCACCGGGGCGGTCGTTTCGTCGACATAGAGGCGCGTGCTTTCCCACAGCAGCCGTTTGGCCATGTGGTCGACCACCGGTGCGATTTCGCTACCCGTGCGCCCCATCCAATCGGCCAGCACCGTGCGGTCGATTGGCACGCCGTGTCGCGCCATGACCTCGGCCTGACGGTTGAGGGGCATGTGTTCGGAATGCTTGGAGACGGCAATCTCCGCCAGAAGGGCCTCCGTCGGCCAGCTCCCTTCCAGAAGATGCGCCGGCGCTCTGGCCTGGACGACGCCGGTTCGACCCTTGGGGCATGCGTATTTCGGGCGGATCGTGACGATCACCTCGTAGCGCGCCGGGATCCGGTCGAGCCGTTCCGTCCGGTCCTCGCCGATCCGGACCATGTTGCCGCAACCGCAGGGACAAACGATGCTATCGGGCTCGATCACGCGCTCGACCCGCGGCAGGTGTTCGGGCAGTGCACGGGCCTTGCGCTCCTTGCGAGAAACGGCCTTGTCCGGATCGCCAACCTCTCCAGAATTGCCAGCCTTTTCGGGATCATCTGCGCTGGCTTCGATCTTCTTCTCGACGGCGGCGATCCGCGCCTGTGTTTCGGCAATCGCCGTTTCAAGGTCTTCCAGTGCCAGTTCCATCTGCGCCGGATCGAGCTTTTCCGATTTTGGCCCGAACTTCGTGCGCCTGTAGTCGTGAACCTGCCCCTCAAGCTTCTCGATCAGTTCCTTCAGCTCAGTGATGAACGCGTCCTTTTCGGCAACGACCGCCTGCTCATGCTGGCGTGCCGCACGCTCGACCGACAGTTCGAACTGCATCGCCGCAAAGGCTTTGACTACCTCTGGCGGAAGGTCCGGAAACAGGCTGAGATCAATAGGTTGCGACATGCCGCTTTATAGCAAAGCAGCTCAAAAAATCCAAATAAAACAATAGAAAGACGGCCGAACAATCATCCTGCCGCCGACGGCGCGGTCACCCGTTGCGCCATCACCCGCCGCCAGTCAAGACCTTCGAACAAAGCCTCATATTGACCCCTGGAAAGACGCATCGTCCCATCCTGAACCTTGGGCCAGGCAAAGCTTCCATGTTCAAGAATTTTGTAAGTTAGCACCATTCCTGTGCCATCCCACACCAGGATCTTCAGACGATCCCCGCGCTTCGACCGGAAGATCACCGTCACCCCGGAATGCGGGTCCAGCTTCAACTCGGTCTGCACCATCAAAGCCAGCGCCTGATGCCCACAGCGGAAGTCAACCGGACGGGTTG contains the following coding sequences:
- a CDS encoding membrane dipeptidase is translated as MDRISSENTTDSVSEITDITVSALHALAYPIDTHLDSLFLSRLAGYDFWKGDWKAHRRSLVVWLIRKTSPRGRNRPLSEHVSGPDFLEGGYGGACFSAHALWENLIPAPFLDPWKNWVDHQRYVEAVIRQSKGRMRLARNASEVRAAKAEGARCAILSMEGAHMLGPGGPKSQALRLDRLGEIARAGAAYLTLNHFSHTDISAAGYAPVNPWRKIEGGGLSAFGRQVVERCIDVGLLVDVTHTSTQGILDTCEICLRRNVPVFASHGASRTVTRGGEERLSRHLDRALSDEAIRAIVRTGGCISIILAPYFLQNRYLADGKPDMDADIAFVIAYYEAFAQLIASMNIVEDPWKHLSFGSDFDGGISSLPTGMQSGADLPKLTEAMVAAGWPTQRIIDVYSGNFLRVWEQVRP
- a CDS encoding glycosyl transferase; translated protein: MDTGIVTSTIAAPSADFVEQARTQQLSLTKLFEVAEQCARAGRVDQAMELYKVWIAYNSAHPLVHMVYFNYSVTLRQLGDMAGAINALRACLKIDPQFGAAHVNLGRSLEDSGLLNDALQQWRSYAEMTADVSPDRLANRIMVLEHIGRVLENAGLMEEAEASLWKAIELRPDKTEAGQHWSAIRLRQCKWPVLQESPHVTMRQLLDAVSPLTISCYSDDPLFHLAKAYRCNKTMIGRPDLSAVPPQLPRQKTGTGQRLRVGYLSSDLRDHAVGFALREVLELHDKTSIEVFAYYCGEPIETDETQQRIKQAVDGWRDIFALSDVDAARLIAADEIDVLIDVNGYTKHARTRIFAYRPAPVIVNFCGYPGSMASPFHQYMIADNLIVPPEHEIYYSEKVLRIACNQPVDRKRKVAPRPTRSEVGLPEDAFVFACFNGMQKITQSGFTRWMTILQATPGSVLWLLSGNEEVNQRLRDTATRCGVDSARLLFAAKAGNAQHLARIAVADLFLDTFPYGAHSTAADAINMGLPVLTFPGKSFASRFCASVVASAGAPELICQSPDDYVRRAIAFAQDRQSLVAIKESLSRQFETSALRDMPGLARRLEHLFWQMQGECERGETPKPELLNMEAYYEIGVEFALENIDFEDDQTYRRRYREKLTKWNRHAPLLPDTRLWSGIET
- the tnpC gene encoding IS66 family transposase, with the protein product MSQPIDLSLFPDLPPEVVKAFAAMQFELSVERAARQHEQAVVAEKDAFITELKELIEKLEGQVHDYRRTKFGPKSEKLDPAQMELALEDLETAIAETQARIAAVEKKIEASADDPEKAGNSGEVGDPDKAVSRKERKARALPEHLPRVERVIEPDSIVCPCGCGNMVRIGEDRTERLDRIPARYEVIVTIRPKYACPKGRTGVVQARAPAHLLEGSWPTEALLAEIAVSKHSEHMPLNRQAEVMARHGVPIDRTVLADWMGRTGSEIAPVVDHMAKRLLWESTRLYVDETTAPVLDPGRGKTKTGYLWAVLRDDRGWNGSAPSGVVFHYRPGRKGEYAAEILDGFNGTIQVDAYGGYSHLATSDRIGGAPLKLAFCWAHGRRKLIKATPKSGSPIVDEALVRIAALYKIEDSIRGSDPEHRRAVRQDLSLPLVEEFFTWLAAQAARVSRKSDLGKALAYMLTRQDGFRLFLDDGHVDIDSNLVENAIRRPAMNRRNALFAGHDEGGRNWARFASLIGTCKMNGVEPYAYLCDLFTRLANGHLVKDIDALMPWAYATRIKASQ
- the tnpB gene encoding IS66 family insertion sequence element accessory protein TnpB (TnpB, as the term is used for proteins encoded by IS66 family insertion elements, is considered an accessory protein, since TnpC, encoded by a neighboring gene, is a DDE family transposase.), with the translated sequence MIVAGQRLPILIATRPVDFRCGHQALALMVQTELKLDPHSGVTVIFRSKRGDRLKILVWDGTGMVLTYKILEHGSFAWPKVQDGTMRLSRGQYEALFEGLDWRRVMAQRVTAPSAAG